One segment of Dolichospermum sp. DET69 DNA contains the following:
- the petN gene encoding cytochrome b6-f complex subunit PetN yields the protein MILTLGWVSLLVVFTWSISMVVWGRNGL from the coding sequence ATGATTTTGACACTGGGTTGGGTATCACTGTTAGTTGTGTTTACTTGGTCGATTTCTATGGTAGTTTGGGGACGCAACGGACTATAG
- a CDS encoding exonuclease domain-containing protein: MNHYFLIIDLEATCCNHKSIPRHIMEIIEIGAVMLNRQTWEIDSEFQQFIKPVRNSQLTAFCTELTSISQQQVDIAPNFSAAMLNLTSWMNSFPNNIFCSWGNYDKSQFIQDCKFHHISYPFGGEHRNIKTEFSEYLGVSDKFGMAQALQHLGIELKGTHHRGIDDARNIAAIYRYMQTTKKMK, translated from the coding sequence ATGAATCACTATTTTCTGATTATTGATCTTGAAGCTACTTGCTGTAACCACAAGAGTATTCCCCGTCATATAATGGAAATTATTGAAATTGGTGCGGTGATGCTAAATCGCCAAACTTGGGAAATTGATTCTGAGTTTCAACAATTTATTAAACCTGTGCGAAATTCCCAACTTACAGCTTTTTGTACAGAATTGACTAGTATTTCTCAACAACAAGTTGATATAGCACCAAATTTCTCAGCAGCGATGTTAAATTTAACAAGTTGGATGAATTCATTTCCTAATAATATATTTTGCTCTTGGGGTAATTACGATAAATCGCAATTTATCCAAGATTGCAAATTTCATCATATTTCTTATCCTTTTGGTGGAGAACACAGAAATATTAAAACGGAATTTTCTGAATATTTAGGTGTATCTGATAAATTTGGTATGGCACAAGCCCTGCAACATTTAGGAATAGAATTAAAAGGTACACATCATCGAGGAATTGATGATGCTCGGAATATAGCCGCTATTTATCGTTATATGCAAACTACTAAAAAAATGAAATGA
- a CDS encoding DUF4363 domain-containing protein — protein MKSFKPMLIIAGISLLTLVGCTSAEKATTETTPAATSKSTGTATTKKSIPGNKGLLAVVSKTKTAVTSGNFVQAKKEFDKFEDAWKEVEDGIKAKSRDNYEAVEKSMDEISGELKASKPQKNKLLASLQLLTKTINTISKS, from the coding sequence ATGAAGAGTTTCAAACCAATGTTAATTATTGCAGGTATCAGCTTACTAACCTTAGTAGGTTGTACCAGTGCGGAAAAAGCTACCACAGAAACTACCCCCGCAGCAACTTCCAAATCTACAGGAACAGCAACGACAAAAAAATCTATACCAGGTAATAAGGGTTTACTAGCTGTAGTATCCAAAACTAAAACCGCAGTTACATCTGGCAATTTTGTCCAAGCTAAAAAAGAATTTGACAAGTTTGAAGATGCTTGGAAAGAAGTAGAAGATGGTATCAAAGCTAAATCCCGTGATAATTATGAAGCTGTAGAAAAAAGTATGGATGAGATTTCTGGTGAACTCAAAGCTTCTAAACCCCAAAAAAACAAGTTATTAGCATCATTACAGTTATTAACAAAAACTATTAATACTATTTCCAAGTCTTAA
- a CDS encoding UPF0104 family protein: MKKIIRCLILGGTLFFLLKALKDNWLGVSAIRINGTGWLMLITATGVTLFAHIWAGWIWTWVLKELNQSVSTIEFIRVYLKTNIAKYLPGNVWHYYGRVMAAKNANIPTNIATLSVLLEPLLMLAAALIIIVLFGGKLVVNNLNFNLIILQSLALIIVLGILHPRFLNPAIQLLDKWKNKKSNAENELVNSFIIKRYPVKPLLGELVFLGLRACGFILTMLALNSLTWQQIPLLVGAFSCAWVLGLVVPGAPGGLGVFETTAILLLQYHFPAALVISAIALYRLMSILVETIGASLAWLYERISK, encoded by the coding sequence ATGAAGAAAATTATCCGTTGCTTAATTTTGGGTGGAACACTGTTTTTTTTGTTGAAAGCTCTGAAAGATAATTGGTTGGGGGTTAGTGCTATTCGCATTAATGGAACTGGATGGTTAATGTTAATAACGGCTACGGGTGTAACTTTATTTGCTCATATTTGGGCGGGTTGGATTTGGACTTGGGTACTCAAGGAGTTAAATCAATCTGTATCTACTATTGAGTTTATTCGAGTTTATTTAAAAACGAATATTGCTAAATATTTACCTGGTAATGTTTGGCATTATTATGGGCGAGTTATGGCGGCTAAAAATGCTAATATTCCTACTAATATTGCTACTTTGAGTGTTTTGTTAGAACCACTATTAATGTTAGCAGCAGCTTTAATTATTATTGTTTTATTTGGTGGTAAATTAGTTGTTAATAATCTGAATTTTAATTTAATTATTTTACAATCTCTGGCTTTAATAATTGTCTTGGGTATACTTCACCCTCGATTTTTAAACCCAGCTATTCAACTTTTAGATAAGTGGAAAAATAAGAAGTCTAATGCAGAAAATGAGCTAGTTAATAGTTTTATAATTAAACGCTATCCGGTGAAACCTTTATTGGGAGAATTAGTTTTTTTAGGGTTGCGTGCTTGTGGATTTATTTTAACTATGTTGGCGTTAAATTCTTTAACTTGGCAGCAAATACCCTTATTAGTGGGGGCTTTTAGTTGTGCGTGGGTGTTGGGGTTAGTTGTTCCGGGTGCGCCTGGTGGTTTGGGAGTGTTTGAAACTACGGCGATATTACTACTACAATATCATTTTCCGGCGGCTTTGGTAATTAGTGCGATCGCTCTTTATCGTCTCATGAGTATCTTAGTAGAAACTATTGGCGCGTCCTTAGCTTGGTTGTATGAAAGAATTAGTAAATAA
- the larC gene encoding nickel pincer cofactor biosynthesis protein LarC — protein sequence MNKIAYLQCPTGISGDMCLGALVSLGVPVEYLVEKLNGLGIEQEYQLWAEFVQRQSQQGTKVHVDLVDHHHHHDHEHHHHHDRHLPEIEEMILHGKLPARAQAWSLAVFRRLAVAEGAVHGIAPEKVHFHEVGAVDAIVDIVGTCLGLDWLGIDSNQEGLPLLYCSAFPTGGGTVHAAHGRMAVPVPAVLKLWEMRGCPVYSNGIDRELVTPTGAAIATTLVQDFGSPPPMTIKQVGLGAGSLDLPIPNILRLWYGENESLQPDNSDLGAYSPNLETITVLETQIDDLNPQVFGYVFEALFAVGAVDVFTQPIGMKKSRPGILLTVICHPNNVASCEAVLFRETSTLGIRRTTQERSILQREIQKVETIYGTISVKVAWTGTAAVKVITNIQPEYEDCAILARKNNLPWQEVHRLALQSWHLEHTK from the coding sequence ATGAATAAAATCGCTTATCTTCAATGTCCAACAGGAATTTCTGGTGATATGTGCCTGGGGGCTTTAGTCAGTCTCGGTGTGCCTGTGGAGTATTTGGTGGAAAAACTCAATGGCTTGGGAATTGAGCAGGAATACCAATTATGGGCGGAATTTGTTCAGCGTCAAAGCCAGCAAGGGACTAAGGTTCATGTGGATTTGGTGGATCATCACCATCATCATGATCATGAACATCATCACCACCACGACCGTCATTTGCCAGAAATAGAGGAGATGATTCTCCACGGGAAGTTACCAGCGCGAGCGCAAGCTTGGAGTTTAGCTGTATTCCGACGGTTAGCAGTAGCAGAGGGGGCTGTTCATGGCATCGCACCGGAAAAAGTTCATTTCCATGAAGTTGGTGCTGTGGATGCGATTGTGGATATTGTTGGTACTTGTTTAGGGTTGGATTGGTTGGGTATTGACAGCAATCAGGAAGGGTTGCCTTTGCTATACTGTTCTGCGTTTCCTACTGGAGGTGGAACTGTTCATGCTGCACATGGACGCATGGCAGTACCAGTACCGGCGGTGTTAAAGTTGTGGGAAATGCGGGGTTGTCCAGTTTATAGCAATGGTATTGATAGAGAATTGGTAACACCAACGGGGGCTGCAATCGCTACTACCTTAGTTCAAGACTTTGGTTCTCCACCACCAATGACTATCAAACAGGTAGGATTAGGAGCGGGTTCTCTAGATTTACCTATTCCTAATATACTACGGCTCTGGTACGGTGAAAATGAATCTTTACAGCCTGATAATTCTGATTTAGGGGCATATTCCCCAAATTTAGAAACCATTACGGTTCTAGAAACTCAAATAGATGACTTAAATCCGCAAGTATTCGGTTATGTATTTGAGGCTTTATTTGCTGTTGGTGCGGTGGATGTTTTTACCCAACCTATAGGAATGAAAAAATCTCGTCCGGGAATTTTATTAACTGTTATTTGTCATCCAAATAATGTAGCTAGTTGTGAAGCGGTGTTATTTCGAGAAACTAGCACTTTAGGGATTCGTCGCACTACTCAAGAACGGTCAATTTTACAACGGGAAATTCAAAAAGTCGAAACTATTTATGGGACAATATCAGTAAAAGTTGCCTGGACAGGAACAGCCGCAGTCAAGGTAATTACTAATATTCAGCCAGAATATGAAGATTGTGCTATTTTAGCCCGCAAAAATAATCTTCCTTGGCAAGAAGTTCATCGGTTAGCATTACAAAGTTGGCATTTAGAACATACAAAATAA
- a CDS encoding DUF751 family protein: MFDGFWDNVFRYPRYLISIVLGVFLNSLEPLFPLLKRPVTLIAILGFLAGGLFFVTLTVRAMLGLNTI, translated from the coding sequence ATGTTTGATGGATTTTGGGATAACGTCTTTCGCTACCCTCGGTACTTGATTAGTATCGTTCTTGGTGTTTTTCTAAACAGCCTAGAGCCGCTGTTTCCACTCTTAAAACGCCCAGTAACGCTAATTGCTATTTTAGGTTTTTTGGCGGGTGGTCTTTTTTTCGTAACGCTTACCGTCCGGGCTATGTTGGGATTGAATACAATCTAG
- a CDS encoding DUF4327 family protein yields MSVNTVPSINYNYYSLNVIQDEARRLVERGMIGRQQPIYTLCQFIPAREWVCVECELEKCDFLLRDRIGDLIGREEWDND; encoded by the coding sequence ATGAGTGTGAATACGGTGCCTTCTATCAATTACAATTACTACTCTCTGAATGTGATTCAGGACGAAGCACGCCGACTGGTTGAAAGAGGAATGATTGGCCGTCAGCAACCAATATATACACTTTGCCAGTTCATCCCAGCCAGAGAGTGGGTTTGTGTGGAATGTGAATTAGAGAAATGTGATTTTTTACTCCGCGATCGCATTGGTGATTTAATCGGACGTGAAGAATGGGATAACGACTAA
- the rbfA gene encoding 30S ribosome-binding factor RbfA translates to MATNRRVSRVAELIKREVSQMLLNGIKDDRVGTGMVSVTDVDVSGDLQHATIFVSIYGTEEAKTETMAGLKSATGYVRSELGARIRLRRTPEVIFMEDHSIERGTKVLSLLNQLEQKRTSSSMDEVAEEMAE, encoded by the coding sequence ATGGCTACAAATCGCCGCGTTTCCCGCGTTGCTGAATTAATTAAACGGGAAGTTAGCCAAATGCTACTCAACGGTATTAAAGATGACCGTGTGGGTACAGGAATGGTCAGTGTTACCGATGTGGATGTTTCTGGGGATCTCCAACACGCTACAATCTTTGTCAGTATTTATGGAACCGAGGAAGCTAAAACGGAAACAATGGCTGGTTTAAAATCAGCTACAGGTTACGTCCGCAGTGAATTGGGAGCTAGAATCAGATTACGGCGGACTCCAGAAGTGATCTTTATGGAAGATCATTCTATCGAACGAGGTACTAAGGTGCTGAGTTTGTTGAATCAATTAGAACAAAAACGGACATCATCAAGTATGGATGAAGTAGCAGAAGAAATGGCCGAATGA
- a CDS encoding threonylcarbamoyl-AMP synthase: MSKIFTIHPDNPQSRRIEEVKSALLGGAIMLYPTDTVYAIGCDLNAKSAVERVRQIKQLANDKPLTFLCPSLSNVATYAFVSDTAYRLMKRLIPGPYTFLLPATKLVPRLVQSPKRKTTGIRVPNHNVCLALMEALGNPIISTSAHVRANDEEEEIVENGQQPMWSRVDLYDHFDKLVDIIIDTTEEPTYQVSTILDLTDEEPVIIRRGLGWEAVATWV, from the coding sequence ATGTCCAAAATTTTCACCATTCATCCTGATAATCCTCAAAGCCGCCGAATAGAGGAAGTAAAGTCAGCGCTCTTAGGTGGCGCTATCATGCTCTACCCTACAGATACAGTCTACGCAATTGGTTGTGATTTGAATGCCAAGTCGGCGGTGGAAAGAGTGCGGCAAATCAAACAGTTAGCAAATGATAAACCACTGACATTTTTATGTCCCTCACTCTCCAATGTGGCGACTTATGCCTTCGTAAGTGATACAGCCTACCGACTAATGAAGCGGTTAATACCAGGACCCTACACATTTTTGCTCCCTGCAACCAAACTAGTACCGCGTCTAGTGCAAAGTCCCAAACGCAAAACCACAGGAATTCGAGTGCCAAATCATAACGTTTGTTTGGCATTAATGGAAGCATTAGGAAACCCGATTATTTCTACTTCGGCTCATGTCAGAGCCAATGACGAAGAGGAGGAAATCGTTGAGAATGGACAACAACCAATGTGGTCACGGGTAGATTTATATGACCATTTTGATAAATTGGTAGATATCATTATTGACACCACCGAAGAACCTACATATCAAGTGTCTACCATATTAGATTTGACCGATGAAGAACCAGTTATTATTCGGAGAGGTTTAGGTTGGGAAGCCGTAGCTACTTGGGTTTAA
- a CDS encoding HetZ-related protein produces MKANIANLPNSTSAFDSYISLEELSVPTSDTLVQLLSHEMQSQVKATSVGVQDVVGRIAKEVERICDKSSRIQNSGQVQSWQITLGRHRLQKCLRYYQLGSKQGRVELHSSLGAIVYRHVTMAGSDLGFEARYNLIEDFLQAFYIEAIKAFRRETELPENYTPRTQLQVAEYMAFTEQYAKRRINLPGGANQQLIVLRAQGFARRQPQETTVDIEMAVDSAKTEEAESYQRNVAVQQIRSQMIAKPGFDPSEESERNRVITELMKYLESQGQSDCMNYLTLKLQDLSAPEIDQILGLTSRQRDYLQQRFKYHVEKFAKQHQWQLVHQWLGAGLEHKLGLTSLQWDIFWNKLTPQQQQIFELKTACQSDLLISKAVQCTPKQLQKRWTQMLELAWSIRNGHAESKNN; encoded by the coding sequence ATGAAAGCTAACATCGCCAATCTGCCTAATTCTACATCTGCTTTTGATAGCTATATTTCTCTTGAAGAATTATCTGTTCCCACCAGCGATACATTGGTGCAACTTTTATCCCATGAGATGCAATCTCAAGTCAAAGCTACATCTGTCGGTGTGCAAGATGTCGTCGGACGCATAGCCAAAGAAGTAGAACGGATATGTGATAAAAGCTCCCGCATTCAAAATTCAGGACAAGTTCAGTCTTGGCAAATTACTTTAGGAAGACATCGTTTACAAAAGTGCCTGCGTTACTACCAACTCGGTTCTAAACAAGGACGTGTAGAATTACACAGCAGTTTGGGCGCAATTGTTTATCGTCATGTGACCATGGCCGGCTCAGATTTAGGGTTTGAGGCTCGTTACAATCTCATTGAAGATTTTTTACAAGCTTTTTATATTGAAGCCATTAAAGCTTTTCGTCGGGAAACCGAATTACCGGAAAATTATACCCCTCGGACTCAGTTACAAGTAGCTGAGTATATGGCATTTACAGAACAGTATGCCAAACGCCGGATTAATTTACCTGGTGGTGCTAATCAACAGTTAATTGTTTTACGCGCTCAAGGTTTTGCCCGTCGTCAACCGCAAGAAACTACTGTAGATATTGAAATGGCGGTAGATTCTGCGAAAACGGAAGAAGCAGAATCTTATCAACGCAATGTAGCCGTCCAGCAAATTCGCTCACAAATGATTGCTAAACCTGGTTTTGATCCTTCTGAGGAGTCAGAACGCAATCGGGTGATTACCGAATTGATGAAATATCTGGAGTCTCAAGGACAATCTGACTGTATGAATTACTTGACTCTCAAACTTCAGGATCTTTCTGCACCAGAAATTGACCAAATTCTCGGTTTAACCAGTCGTCAACGCGATTATTTACAACAAAGATTTAAATATCACGTTGAGAAGTTTGCCAAACAGCATCAATGGCAATTAGTTCATCAATGGTTGGGTGCTGGTTTAGAACACAAATTAGGTTTAACTTCCCTGCAATGGGATATTTTTTGGAATAAACTTACACCACAGCAACAGCAAATTTTTGAATTGAAAACCGCTTGTCAAAGTGATTTACTTATTTCTAAAGCAGTCCAATGTACTCCTAAACAACTGCAAAAACGCTGGACGCAAATGTTAGAATTAGCATGGTCTATTCGTAACGGTCATGCTGAATCTAAGAACAATTAA
- a CDS encoding DNA adenine methylase, which translates to MVSQILKQTYPRPFLKWAGGKSRLISQYQAYFPKDYKTYYEPFLGGGAIFFYLQPSQAILTDINADLILTYRCVRDHLEELIALLQKHKQGHNSEYYYDVRNCQNGTDLEKAARFIYLNKTCFNGLYRVNSQGKFNVPVGKYKNPGVCQEEVLKVASVALEKVEIKHANFDEVLNYATGSNDFVYFDPPYYPLSPTSNFTAYSNFCFDENQQIKLRDIFIKLANKGVKVMLSNSDCPFIRDLYSGFNVHTISAARSINSNAQRRGKITEILVTSYSRE; encoded by the coding sequence ATGGTAAGTCAAATCCTTAAACAAACTTACCCACGGCCATTTTTAAAGTGGGCTGGGGGTAAAAGTCGCCTAATTTCACAATATCAAGCTTATTTTCCCAAGGATTACAAAACTTACTATGAACCATTTTTAGGTGGTGGAGCAATTTTCTTCTATTTGCAACCATCTCAAGCCATTTTGACCGATATTAATGCAGATTTAATTCTTACTTATCGGTGCGTTAGAGATCATCTTGAGGAATTAATAGCTTTGCTACAAAAACATAAGCAAGGACATAATTCCGAGTATTACTATGATGTGAGAAATTGTCAGAATGGGACAGATTTAGAAAAAGCAGCTCGGTTTATTTATTTGAATAAAACTTGTTTTAATGGACTTTATCGGGTGAATTCTCAGGGGAAGTTTAATGTCCCTGTAGGAAAATATAAAAATCCTGGTGTTTGTCAGGAAGAAGTTTTAAAAGTGGCATCTGTTGCCCTAGAGAAAGTAGAAATTAAACACGCTAATTTTGATGAAGTGCTAAATTATGCAACTGGTAGTAATGACTTTGTTTATTTTGATCCACCTTATTATCCTCTAAGTCCAACTAGCAATTTTACGGCTTACAGTAATTTTTGTTTTGATGAAAATCAACAAATAAAACTCAGGGACATTTTTATTAAATTAGCTAATAAAGGCGTAAAAGTCATGCTATCTAATTCTGACTGTCCATTTATTCGTGATCTTTATAGTGGGTTTAATGTTCACACCATATCAGCAGCGAGATCAATTAATTCTAACGCGCAGAGAAGAGGGAAAATTACTGAAATATTAGTAACTTCTTATAGCAGGGAATAG
- a CDS encoding type II toxin-antitoxin system HicB family antitoxin: protein MKNYHINIFYSEEDGGYIADIPDLKYCSAFGDTEEEALSEVLQAKAAWLETAKLEGKSIPEPKYRPAIYQIAS, encoded by the coding sequence ATGAAAAACTACCATATTAATATTTTCTACAGTGAAGAAGACGGGGGTTATATAGCAGATATTCCTGATTTAAAATACTGTTCTGCATTTGGTGACACTGAAGAAGAAGCATTATCTGAAGTTTTGCAAGCAAAAGCAGCATGGTTAGAAACTGCAAAATTAGAGGGTAAATCTATTCCTGAACCTAAATACCGTCCTGCAATTTATCAAATAGCTTCATGA
- a CDS encoding transposase, translating into MGVQQVLLSPDKDTKAILEYLCQQSGKLYNSGVYFARQTLFKTGKLLTGKFDLIYESTVSKTRLASSLPSVVAQQTLISVSEAFKSFKELKNKFNKGELLFKPKPPSYLEGSKLFKVAFPNTGAGKPTLENNQIRFPLGLTVKRWFGISEFFLLMPINLDFSKIKELTILPKNGAFYLELSYLVEKKITDLNISEALSIDLGTADNLAACVDTLGNSFLIDSRKLKADNQLWNKRVSTKKEGKSSDYWDSWLDRVTRKRNHQMRDGINKSARLIIDHCLKNKIGNLVLGWNDGFKLNSNMGNLNNQKFVQMPLGKLKDRLNQLCCQYGINFHLTEESYTSKSSFLDGDSLPKYGEKPEGWKASGRRILRGLYLTGEKFLVNADLNGSANILKKVTGKLKLNLSKLTRRCLTTVTRIRLN; encoded by the coding sequence ATGGGAGTTCAACAAGTCCTATTATCCCCTGATAAAGATACTAAAGCAATATTAGAGTATCTTTGTCAACAATCAGGTAAACTCTATAACTCAGGGGTCTATTTTGCTAGACAAACACTTTTCAAAACTGGTAAGTTACTCACTGGTAAATTCGACCTAATATATGAGTCAACTGTGAGCAAGACCAGATTAGCAAGTTCACTACCTTCGGTAGTTGCTCAACAAACACTAATCTCAGTAAGCGAAGCTTTTAAATCCTTTAAAGAATTAAAAAACAAGTTCAACAAAGGTGAGTTACTTTTTAAACCTAAGCCTCCTAGTTATCTCGAAGGATCTAAACTTTTTAAAGTTGCCTTTCCTAATACTGGAGCGGGTAAGCCAACTCTTGAAAATAATCAAATTAGATTCCCTTTAGGTTTAACAGTAAAAAGATGGTTTGGAATATCTGAATTCTTTCTCCTGATGCCAATTAACTTAGATTTCTCAAAGATCAAAGAGTTGACTATATTACCCAAAAATGGGGCTTTTTACCTGGAGTTGTCTTATTTGGTTGAGAAAAAGATCACTGACTTAAATATTAGTGAAGCCCTATCAATTGACTTGGGAACTGCCGATAATTTAGCAGCCTGTGTAGACACTTTAGGTAATTCTTTTTTAATTGACTCAAGAAAATTGAAAGCTGACAATCAACTCTGGAATAAAAGAGTCTCTACTAAAAAAGAAGGCAAGTCAAGCGACTACTGGGACAGTTGGTTAGATCGAGTTACCAGAAAACGAAACCATCAAATGAGAGATGGGATCAACAAAAGTGCAAGGTTGATTATTGACCACTGCCTCAAAAATAAAATAGGTAACTTAGTTCTAGGTTGGAACGATGGGTTTAAACTGAATTCCAATATGGGTAACTTGAACAATCAAAAGTTTGTTCAAATGCCATTAGGTAAGTTGAAAGATCGACTTAATCAACTGTGTTGCCAATATGGGATCAACTTTCACCTGACAGAGGAGAGTTATACTTCAAAATCAAGTTTTTTAGATGGAGACTCCCTACCCAAGTACGGTGAAAAACCCGAAGGGTGGAAAGCATCTGGAAGACGAATTTTGAGAGGACTTTACTTAACAGGTGAAAAGTTTTTAGTAAATGCTGATCTTAATGGATCAGCGAATATCTTAAAAAAAGTAACGGGAAAACTTAAACTCAATTTAAGTAAACTCACTAGACGGTGTTTGACCACCGTAACGAGAATTAGATTAAACTAA
- a CDS encoding type II toxin-antitoxin system HicA family toxin produces the protein MSKKRKLLDKVLSGSKNIQFNELVSLVEAFGFCLSRVNGSHYIFIHQNIDELINLQNRNGQAVPYQIKQFLAIIEEYGLTLED, from the coding sequence ATGTCAAAAAAACGAAAGTTACTAGATAAAGTTCTTTCTGGTTCTAAAAATATTCAATTTAATGAACTTGTAAGTTTAGTTGAAGCCTTTGGATTTTGTTTATCAAGAGTTAATGGCAGTCATTATATTTTTATTCATCAAAACATAGATGAACTTATTAACTTACAAAATCGAAATGGTCAAGCTGTTCCATATCAAATCAAACAATTTTTAGCTATCATTGAGGAATATGGATTAACTTTAGAGGATTAA